In the genome of Pseudomonas sp. HS6, one region contains:
- the rimI gene encoding ribosomal protein S18-alanine N-acetyltransferase: MSDAVTFRPMVEADLDAVLKIEFAAYSHPWTRGIFLDGLGKYQIWLMFEGEQQVGHGVVQIILDEAHLLNITVKPENQGRGLGLTLLEHLMSRAYAADARECFLEVRDSNTSAFRLYERYGFNEIGRRRDYYPAVGGREDAVVMACTLVD; the protein is encoded by the coding sequence ACGTTCCGCCCGATGGTCGAAGCCGATCTGGATGCCGTACTGAAGATTGAATTCGCGGCCTACAGCCATCCATGGACTCGCGGGATTTTTCTCGACGGGCTAGGCAAATACCAGATCTGGCTGATGTTCGAAGGTGAGCAACAGGTCGGCCACGGGGTGGTGCAGATCATTCTGGATGAGGCGCACCTGCTCAACATCACGGTCAAACCGGAAAATCAGGGCCGGGGCCTGGGGCTGACATTGCTCGAGCACCTGATGTCCCGCGCCTATGCGGCGGATGCCCGGGAATGTTTCCTCGAAGTGCGCGACAGCAACACCTCGGCCTTTCGCTTGTATGAGCGCTATGGCTTCAACGAAATCGGCCGGCGCCGGGATTACTACCCGGCGGTGGGCGGGCGTGAAGACGCCGTGGTCATGGCCTGCACTCTGGTCGACTGA
- a CDS encoding serine kinase/phosphatase, which produces MTDSRRPFDAVQPEPIDDNEDRMGSVHELDFDDEQPSAKIGDELPETERDQLMPRERVREAGLTGASVADHEPTDDDLSPETLIHEDGARDADELGSGNQADWDLSIVDEDDIGGGNGLDEAELARRDPLDGNR; this is translated from the coding sequence ATGACTGATTCACGACGTCCCTTCGATGCGGTGCAACCGGAGCCCATCGATGATAACGAAGACCGCATGGGATCGGTGCATGAGCTGGATTTCGACGACGAACAGCCCAGCGCAAAGATCGGCGATGAACTGCCGGAAACCGAGCGTGATCAATTGATGCCGCGTGAGCGGGTGCGTGAAGCGGGCCTGACCGGCGCTTCAGTGGCTGATCACGAGCCGACCGACGATGATCTGAGCCCGGAAACCCTGATCCACGAGGACGGCGCGCGGGATGCGGACGAGCTGGGGTCGGGCAATCAGGCGGATTGGGATTTGAGCATTGTCGATGAGGACGACATCGGCGGTGGCAACGGGCTCGATGAGGCGGAGCTGGCGCGGCGTGATCCGCTGGATGGGAATCGTTGA
- the can gene encoding carbonate dehydratase: MHDLQDLIDNNERWADAITKEDPDFFAKLARQQTPEYLWIGCSDARVPANEIVGMLPGDLFVHRNVANVVLHTDLNCLSVIQYAVDVLKVKHILVTGHYGCGGVRASMQDRQFGLIDGWLRSIRDLYYEKREELAKLPTEEEQVDRLCELNVIQQVANVAHTSIIQNAWHRGQSLSIHGCIYGIKDGRWKSLNTTISGFEQLPPQYRLRPVDAQ; encoded by the coding sequence ATGCATGACTTACAAGACCTGATTGATAACAACGAGCGTTGGGCTGACGCGATCACCAAGGAAGACCCGGATTTCTTCGCGAAACTGGCGCGCCAGCAGACGCCGGAGTATCTGTGGATCGGTTGCTCCGACGCACGGGTGCCGGCCAACGAAATCGTCGGCATGCTGCCGGGCGATCTGTTCGTTCACCGCAACGTTGCCAACGTGGTGCTGCACACCGACCTCAACTGCCTGTCGGTGATCCAGTACGCCGTGGACGTGCTCAAGGTCAAACACATTCTGGTCACCGGCCACTACGGTTGCGGCGGTGTGCGAGCGTCGATGCAGGACCGCCAGTTCGGCCTGATCGATGGCTGGTTGCGGTCGATCCGTGACCTGTACTACGAAAAACGCGAAGAACTCGCCAAGTTGCCGACCGAAGAAGAACAGGTCGATCGTCTGTGCGAGCTCAACGTGATCCAGCAAGTGGCCAACGTCGCTCATACCAGCATCATCCAGAACGCCTGGCATCGCGGGCAGAGCCTGTCGATCCACGGTTGCATCTACGGCATCAAGGATGGCCGCTGGAAGAGCCTGAACACGACCATCAGCGGTTTCGAGCAACTGCCGCCGCAATACCGTTTGCGTCCGGTAGACGCGCAGTAG
- a CDS encoding SET domain-containing protein-lysine N-methyltransferase: MNTYALQSRPPRDTKGIYPFAGLPVRLGFPSRTDFEIVQDSHAMPLAVVARREFLRITRMCRVSGQLLPYRCRQTRQLQPGIHIYDPRFFGLFEHSCDPNVFLDMSELWLWALRDIKPGDRLTMDYTATEDKLLRQFACGCGSSHCRGWIVGYDESPNLEGQRYLQSWRRQGFR; this comes from the coding sequence ATGAATACTTATGCACTGCAAAGTCGCCCTCCTCGCGATACCAAGGGCATTTATCCCTTCGCCGGACTCCCCGTTCGCCTCGGGTTCCCCTCCAGGACTGACTTCGAAATTGTTCAAGACAGCCACGCCATGCCCCTCGCTGTTGTGGCGCGCAGAGAATTCCTGCGTATCACCCGAATGTGCCGGGTCTCGGGGCAATTGCTGCCTTACCGCTGCCGACAGACCCGACAACTGCAACCCGGTATTCATATCTACGATCCGCGTTTCTTCGGACTGTTCGAGCACTCGTGCGACCCGAACGTGTTTCTCGACATGAGCGAATTATGGCTGTGGGCACTGCGGGACATTAAACCCGGCGACCGGCTGACCATGGATTACACCGCCACCGAGGACAAACTGCTCAGGCAATTCGCCTGCGGTTGCGGGTCTTCACACTGCCGCGGGTGGATTGTCGGCTACGACGAATCCCCCAATCTTGAAGGCCAGCGCTATTTGCAGAGCTGGCGTCGGCAAGGTTTTCGCTGA